ACGCTTTACGGGCGGAGGATTTGTGGGGCCACGTTACTCTGCCGTAATTACATGGCTGTCTTCCTATTTTTAGGGCTTAATTCGTGGCATCGCGATATATTTGCGCCAGTAGAACAGTTTTTAGGCAAATATCGCAGCAACATCGCGGCAATATCGCGGTAACATCGCGGCAATATCGCGGTAACATCGCGGCAATATCGCGGCAGTGCGAGTAGCAGCGCGAGGAGCATAGTCGCTGCGCCATTAGGTAGAAACAAAACCTTAGCAACTTGAAActattcttttaaatatagaaaCCAACGCTTGGCATATCTTTGAAATTATCTGTGCCGTTTATTACTGTTTGCACACAACCGTACATTGTGTTACATTCGAATCATACTCCTACAAGACTGACATGTTTAACGTTGAGTAAAATCCCCTTAAAACATTTCAACCAAAAAACGCACATAATATACTGACtagttcataaaaatatttaaaaaagcacGTATGTTCACGCAAATTATAGTTATGGGTATCGGTGTGAGAAAAAGTTGACCTTcatcaaactaattattatttagcttTTGTTTTACTATTGGCAAGTTAAACAAACACACTTAATTATGTAGCCTAAGTTTTAGTCCAAATTTCAGTGCTCGAGCTCCCCAATAAAGAGGTTTATCCTCGAGAGACTAATTAGCAGGCTTTTAGCTCATTCCATTATAACATGACAATAGTGAGATTAGTCTGAGAGCAAACAATCTCCACAAAGACTACGACGTGACTTCAAAGTACAAAGGATATTTGAGCCACTTGTTCTTAAGCTAAATAATGGAGCGATCCTCTCAAGTGCGTGGTATATCAGTGGATTATCCGAGCTCCACTCACAGATGCTgctgtttaaaataatatttattcaaacgTGGAAAAATTTACCATTGGAATGTAAAGTTTCATTTCATACctgttgatttaattaataagtaagaCTACTCGGGTTGAGGTTATTAAGTAAGATCATAAGCGtactcttaaaataaaatatcccaGTCAGGAGATTTCAATAGCGTTTCCGAAGGGAGGTAAACTTAAAAGTTTATAGGATTACGACGTGCGTTCATACACATCGTACgtaattgtaaattttcaaagaagcttaaaatataattatcatttcaATCTAAATAATGACATTACCTACAGTACAATCTTCTCTTCGTCTGACTTGTACTGACTAAAAATACCTTCTTTGGATTATtctataaacttaataataaaaaataattactaaagtTGTTTACCGTTACTTGGACGAAAACAtttgcctttttttttgtttttaaagtcgatgattatagtttaaaaaaatgttagcaGAATACTTGTTATCATAACTTTGTAAAGTTTTATAGCTAAGCGAACGTTCTTGAGAGTTTAAAACCAAAACAATTCCCAGCGGCGATACATCGGAACTTTTATAGTCGCATGGAGTCGCTACTCGTACTCAGTCGCGCTCTACTGGTTTCTCGTTAAAAAGTTACCGCTTGCTCGAGATACTGACTTGTTtagagtttattatttttaatcaaacttTTCGTAGTCTCCTTACATTGTGATATATCTAGGTCATCTACTATGCGGCTCGTAATGTACATGGTAGGGAATAATCAGCTTAAAGTCCAATAGATTTAAAAGCCAATTGAACATTGTAGAGTCAAGAtcttctgaggatgctccgggtCCAGCGTAGAACGTACGAAGaggattttttgtttgaacgtagTTGCTTGGCTTGAGGTTTTCGCGGAGAAGAGCAAAACACAATCATTATTTcctattaattatgtatattatttgttCCGTCATCGATATCCGGAATCCATGTTGAGTTTAGCCTTCCGTTTTTCATGTGTTTTGACTTAGCATTCCCCCGTTTCCGGTTCCCCACTCCGCCATCGATACTGTTTCCGTTTCAATATGGCGACGAGGCGAGATGGTTGGTGGGGACATTTTGTTTTGTCATTATAGCGTCGTTTTTCATAGTGTTTAGACGTTCGACTTAGcagtgaatatttttaaaaaataaaataaaaaataaatttgtgtataagtgaataaataatcCCTCGTTTCTACAAGAGAAAAATAAGTTCAAAAAGAAGTTAGGTGTAAAGAGGAGATAATAGGCAAGCGGAGGGAAGCAGAGCATCGAGTGATTTGTTAAAGTTCGAGCAGCGAAGTATAAAAAAAGATTCAACAAAGGATCTTCGGTAGTGTCATGGTAAGTCTGCCTGTCACGCGGTAGACCGGTGTGCAATTCCCCGCCGGGGAGCCATGTGGACGCTCCTCGAACACTGTTGGtaagtgattttaattttcatcagGGCATGTAACTTTTATGATAATCTTATTTTCGCAAGCCATACTTCTCAAACTGCgttaaatacaattaatatcaATGATTCATCATTAAGAACCATCATCCAAATAATTCCTACCTGGTACTTACGCTAATAATGACAAAACAAAATGTCCCCACCAACCATCTCGCCTCGTCGCCATATTGAAACGGAAACAGTATCGATGGCGGAGTGGGGAACCGGAAACGGGGGAATGCTAAGTCAAAACACATGAAAAACGGAAGGCTAAACTCAACATGGATTCCGGATATCTCAggaaaaataataggtaagttttatttgtagttaaaactctctattattgtgtatattattattcaagctactttatctatatctatttgaCGATCGCCATATCGATATTGTATAATAGTGACCGTGACGTATGTGACATGACTTAACGTGTTCTCTGAGGCATGTAGGCGTAactaccaccaacttcccaacttcgaGATACTACGGCCCACGGTAATAGACTTTACTCATCAGACTCAAACATCTCAATTATGATCTGAAGTAACTTGAACTTCAACTTTGATAATATTAAGGAATGTCTATTAATACGTTACCTACTATTGGAATAAAAgcacaatttatataaaaaaggatttaagatccgaagccacataggttaATCACTTCGATCTCCTACAAAAGCGTGGGCTCGTTTTTTGCGCGAAGTATCAGCCGACTGTTCAACGCGGAATAGCCAGTATTTTTGCCATCATTcaacgtgggcatgatttaaaTAGTTATTGGAATAAGtaagcttaagtttcttattgcaTTCTTTCTGAAAAATATGGAGTTTCATTTCTTGCAACCCTTTCTCAAGGTGGTCAGCTGGGTATCGCCCTGCAGCTGATAGCGTCGGGTTTCCTGGCCACGGCGTGGGGTTGGCAGGCCATCTTCTACACCAACGGCGTGCTGGGCCTGGCCTGGACCCTCGCCTACTGCTTCCTGGGCTCGCAGTCTCCGGAGGCATCCAAACGTATTGCCAAGGAGGAACTGTCGTACATACAAACTTCTTTAGGAAGGGTTGGGGAGCAAAAGgtaagtttttatgtttttagggCTCCGAACGTACTTACGTACAAAAACGGTATATTCATGTACGACTTAAACGCAGAGGTATACCGTGAATAGATGAAATCCGAATATGGCACTTATGGGGGCAAAATGAAAagtgaaaaaataaactattgcaaacaaacaaaagtttatttttttcattacatcaaatgaaagagcgTAATAAGAGAatcttaattgtattttttttgtaatgttgtaGTAAAtggttttcaagttatttacaataatagatGAAAATTGACCATTCTCCTTAGTTCAAaaactatataatcaaaaattaaaaaaaaatacaaaagttagTTTTTTGTTCGGGGGCAAGAtggacaatttaaaaaaatctttttcaaactgcctcgtgtgatacatcaaaccAACGAGCTTGTTAAGtggattttgaaataaatagtttcaaaGTTATTCTAGAAAATAGACGAAAATTGGATGATTCCCCTTATCTCCGAGACTATCAAACcaaaagttttgaaaaaaaaagtacagaagttaatataaataaacctaaaaaaaattattacttacacTGTAAGTCATGATAGTAAATTATTACTTACACTGTAAGTACTTACATCGTAGTCATACCCCACTATGACTACGATGGGTGTAAAATCATTTGTATTTGCAAGTATATCTCTATACCAGGGTTCGCCCAAAACTCCTTTCCCCGCGTGATCTAGGGCCACTGTCGACCTGTATGACATTACAATCGTATAACCAAACGTGAGCATTTTGCACAAAAAGCGTAAAGTGCGTTTTGTGTGTAGTTCAGAACCTCACCcgttgtttttcctttttaACCCTCGTAATAAAGAGGACTGTTGGAAGACTGACGTATTTACATCCTCCACGTCTGCATATTTTTGAGTGTACATGTGTTTGTCAGCTGCACGGTAGCTTTTACACAAATGAACAATCATGATCTATTTGTTTAAAAGCTGATGTCATAGAGATGTTCTTAACTAAGAGTATTTGATTAATATCCAGTTTCAATTGTaactttagtttaattttttttttttttaacttgcgAAAATGAATTTATGGTATCGTGTAAATTATgctgttaataaaatagtttttttatttaaattccagAAATACCCAACACCATACAAAAAGATTGCCCTCTGCCTGCCGTTCTGGGCCGCGGTCATCGCGCACTGCGGACAGAACTGGGGTTTCTTCACACTCATGACAGAGATGCCAACCTACATGAAGGAAGTGCTGCACTTCAACCTGGCTAAGGTGGGACTCATCgccattaattaaaaaatatatatttgccatcggtatcttttaaatataaccaatattcccattctacTCCAATTGGTCGGAAAAGACTTTGTTAGGAAtggttacgacaatagtcctGCGAACGGGACCaaaccacgacctctcggtggTGAGTCCGTCCCTTCACCGTTGGGCGTTGAGCTGCTGAGGCCTACCAGCATATTTCAAAGGTCCACTACAGCACCAGATCTTCTATTCCATTATAGGAGAGGGGGTATTAGACAacgctccaatgcaggttgacGGGCTAAGTATTATTAACGTGAGACAACTGAAACCCTATCAGTGAACCCAGACCTCTCTCTTAAATAACATGTAAAGGGACCTCAGAAAGGCAAGGCAAGGTATGACCCAATGAGTATGACTCAAAAGCtttgttataaaaatcaattttacatGGATTCTCATAAGGGTATGGTGAAATTGTTTTGGTTGCAGAACGGGATCCTATCATCACTGCCATACCTGGCCATGTTCCTACTCAGCTTCCCCATGGGCATCCTGACCGACCTCATCATCCGGCGCAACTGGCTCAGCGTCTCCAACACCAGGAAACTCTTCAACTCTATCGGTTTGTTTATTGCGTCTACATCTAACTAGCACCTGGAACCTTACACTGGCATGTGTGCATTACTATTGCCTAAAATATGGATATCTATCGATAAAATACTCTGGGCatacatttttatcattttgcttagtcgtttattaatttttcaagtgtTTTATCCTCCAGGTTTGTGGGGCCCAGCGTTGGCGTTGGTCGGCCTGGCGCTTGCTCCGTCGCACATCGACTGGCTGCCGGTGGTCATGCTGGTCATTAGCGTTGGCATCAACGCTGGACAGTATACCGGCTTTATGGTACATTCATGGTTTTTACTTACTTCGTTAATCTAGTGACTTTGATCACGAGGTCTTGGATTAAAGACCTTTGGGTTGGGCTACGAAATGTAgtacttttgaaaatttcactACAAATTTCTTTCTATCAAGAATATCTCAGGGCAGGGGCAGGGCAGAGGCAGGTGCAAGGCAGGGGCAGAgcaggagtagggtaagggaagggttgggtagggtaaggtaggttagggtagggggtaAGGGAAGGGAAGGATAGGTTaggtgtagagtgggagtaggctAGGGTAGTTTGGACacaagaagtgcacataagtcaaggcgaagcttgaccgagtccggCTTTAGTGGACAGTTATAAATGGTTATGAAAAAAGTCGATATGGCTCAAGACAAAAATgtcattgaaaaacaaaatctacagacattaatttaaaacatcaagCTACTACTTCGAGTAAAAGAAACAtaacattattttctttttctccaGACGGGCTCTATCacacattttttataacattatcctatcaaagtaacaaaatttttgacaaaattattttctagaaattttgcaaaataaaaccctttcTCAGAAGCCTATAATAAATCTTAAGACCAAACTGCTAAGACAAccataaattatgaaattaccGATAAATAACATTTAGCCATTTTGTGCTAATAAATCAATTCATTAATTTTCTTGCCAAGCAATCATTGTTAATCGGCGAGTTAATTGTTGTAAACTTTCGCGAAAATTTAATGGAGTTcaaattacgagtaggtacgatGTTTATTATTCTAGTATCTAGTTACcctagtaatattaaaaacgtaaaagtttgtatgcatgtatgtttgtgtggatatttattactctttgacgccgctaacactaaagcgatttggctgaaatttgaaatagaaatagattttattctggattaacgcataggctactttttaccccggaaaaatccattgttcccgcggaatttgtgaaaaactgaacttcacgcggacgtagtcgcaggcgtccgttaGTACCAAATATTAGGCTTTTACCTATGAAATTGCCGTTTTGCAATACTGgctatttcaaataaaacagtTTTTGTTTGGCTAAGAATtctaattttaacttaattttattttaaaaacatggaataatttttccaaatttgtttattttgtacctattaaaatataccaaacATTTTATTGGACTTCTTTAAAAGAGGAGATTCTGTGTTGCATGAGTTGTTTTCAGTAtttggcgcagtcggtaggatcctcagtattatataattattttttataatttgatgatattattattattatgatatttgaTGGTATGTTATTTGAAAAATGAAGCTACAAGGATTTTCGAAGACTTTCAGtgacattaaatattataaataaaagttaaccaATACTTACTAGAagtaaaaacaatttcaaaattctatATCCAAAACATTTAGCTCACGTATCGTATTCTCCCAGGAACACGTTAGGTACTCTTCTAGTTGAATATAAAACATGACTTAAATTTTTAGACAGCTTGGGGATATAGGGTTcaacttaataatttatttttcgtatATAGCAAGGCGACCTTTTCaataatagaataatttatCATGTAGGTGAATAATGCTGAACGTACATTAGCGCTGGAACAAGCACACTGTTTCTGTATCgtcgttcgtcgttatcaacccatgttcggctcactgctgagctcgagtcttctctcagaatgagagaggttaggccaatagtccaccacgctggcccaaggcggattggcaaacttcacacacgcaaataatgttttcctacaccgttatgtttaatttcttcaaatgcacacaactgaaaagttagaggtgtcacacaccttccggaatcggaggcagaagtcatattcactgggttaTGACTGGGTTATGGCTCTCTGATGGTGATAGTGAGTGGTATCGGCCTGCCAGTGTTATTCAGTGTTTCACGTGCTGTCACCGGTTGCAGCTGATCTCCATCGACCTGGCGCCTAACTTCAGCTCCAACCTCATGGGCATCTCCAACTTCTTCGCCAACGTCATCAGCATCATCGCGCCTCTCGTCTGCGGGGTCATCGTTCATGATAAGGTAACGATCTTATGTACGTAGTTGTATCGAATACCAACGCTTCTCTAAGCGAACCGTTATTAACGCTGTAAGTTTGTTTACTATACAACTAGCGGTCCCAgtgaagcttcgctttgaccaTTTTGCTAGCAACCGCAAGAAAGCTATCGGTAAAAAATAGAGTGTTGttacatagccttcctcgataaataggcttttgaaacgaaaaaatattttttcaattctaaccaataggtaagtaggtaaggcagaagtccGAAATTGCCCGAATGGGCTGAGCAAGTGTCGAACGATGACGTCGCGCACATTAAACGCAGTCTGATCGCCGCGCACTCATAACGCGCCATAGGTTATCAATACATTTAGCAGAAGTCTATATAGAAGACTACAGGTCTTTTGTTGTTGTTGCAGACGGACCCTCAGGAGTGGCACAAGGTGTTCTACTTGGCGTCAGGAATCTACTTCTTCACCAACCTGTTCTTCATCCTGTTCACCACCTCCGAGCAGCAGAGCTGGAACGAGCCTGACATCGACATGGACGTTGGTAAGTGCCTAATAGAAGAAACGTGTAGCATAGAACCACCACGCTGCGTCAATGCGAGCTGGCGAGCTAAATGTGATAATTTTTGactttgtaacgatcactatttgCTGACTAGGACCAGTACCGACGGCTCGTGCTCGTCGAGGAACTGGGTGAAGCACCGTCCACTCAGACCAACATCGTCTCATTGTTACAACTGTTAGCTTCTCAGATAACAACTTTAAGCCAATATCTCATAACTCAACCcagaaatcaaaatcaataccAATTCCATCTAAATGACCAATAGAAAAATTAGTATATTGGAGTTTTGAGAATGTCATGAACTATTTAAATGTGGGAAAAAATGGATGATGGATGATATAGGTGGATGATggatggaaaaaaatattttattttaatatgagtGTTATGTTTCAGAAACCAGAAGTCGTCAAAAATCCAGCAGTCTGCACTGAGATGAGTGTTatcaagaatattttattttatttataattattgtacctGACGTTATTaattgttgtaaatattttattttaatatacaaatattgaTGAATACAAACATCTGATacatttcaaatataatttattattttaaagggaATGATTTTAACATGACCCCATATCTATAGGCCCTGGTCCTAAAGCCCATCTCAGTTTCCTCAGACTATTCATTAGGAGATTGTTCCTATAAACCTCTTAAGGCCATCATCGCCTTAAACTATGAATATCAAGTAACTGTGCATTACCCGGCCCCTCGTTAACATGCAAATCAGTGGTCGCCGCAGATACTTGCGCGGTAGAGCGGCTGGAACAAGGAACCATAAGACTTGGTATACGTTTCACTATCTTATTATATGTTTTCATGTCACTAGCTCGGAAAAATGACTTAATAGTACttatgtatattatgttaaataacTCAatcatatgtttttatttcttatttctatttcaatttctaatatacctactcgtagtaggTATATTAGAAATTTTAGATTTCGtagttttcattaaaaattgtaatgccTTCTTTTTGACCGTCGTCtcttttttataatgaaaaaataaaaagaatataattGTAATGAATACCGAAAATCTAACCTCGTTTACACATTCAAAAGATGTGACCTTATGAATATTAATGACATATTTCCTATACAATAGGAAAGAAACCCCGTTGATCTGGAATCATCGAAGTTGAGCagcaataggtaggtaggtcttatagagctctactactactataaacGCTTAAgctgatttaataataatttcattaattgtTTGGAGCTGTTAGAGAAAAAGGTTATACTGTAAGGTGAGCCTTTACGAGATCCGCCGCCGCATTATTTGCATAAGGCTTTTAGGGGCTTTTCCTAACAAAAAAAGTTTACACCATGGGGTTTAAGTCGGTTGAAGTCCAACATAACTTTCTCATaacctccccgtggcgagaaggtatccatgaggatttccccattttagagtagaggtagggtaggggtagggttgggtaggtgtaccttgggtaggagtagggtggaAGTACAATAGGATTTGGGTAGGGAATAAATCAAAGCAAAGATTGACCGGGTCCCctagtgttatataaatatgaatgtttgtttgtatttttgttttgtttgtttggctTCTACGCCTAGAGAATTGGTGAtgctataaaaaaatcatgtaacTAGGTGGCAATACAAAAGttcgataaataaaaaatcgtaCCGTATGAATTGACACGCAAATGAAAATGTGTGCATCAATTACTGAGGCATACATACTCTTTTGTTACTTACGAGTAGTAAAGAttaaacagaaaatatttacactttaatttttacacgctttatattagcttcacttgtaactatgtaagaaagtcttggaatcttaatttgccCCACTTCCCagtcttcgtgtaggatgaaattttgcacacgctctgatcTCTCTAAATCcttactctttacgaaacacgtcgcgccacctagcgtcggcacaagTCAATacaagatcgagcgacgtcatatccatccTAGACTGCTATTTCCAACAAATGATTCACCAATTACATCGCTTGGTAGTTCtcgtgcgtctttgccggtagaatggtgtatttttttagtttagaaattataaaaacttatattGACCCGAGCTGGAAATCAAAGCCAGGTCCTCTCTGTTGAGGTCAACATAGAGGTCGAAACATAATAATGTTAGCCACATACCTGCAATAATAAAGATCTAATTAGCCTTTCCGAAGATATCGACGTGTATGATAATTATAtatcaatcaatattcatttaatatcaAATCAAACTTAAATTcagataaataagtaattaaacatatttattcacAATGTTACATCAAGTTTACATTCGTATAAATGTCTCCGTTTCGGCACAGCTGTCAAACAGTGGGCTTGTTCCTGTCGGCGCACAATGAAGATCGTAAGATTTGgacaataactttttattttactatccgTATACTAAATATCATGACCATATTTTTAccgatttaaaaagtttttcttCGAGATCTTTTGCTTTCTTTAATcctttgcaatttttttaacgCCAATACCATTTATATCATCTGTAGCGGCATGATGAGTCTGAGCtctatatcctctctcctaAGAAGAAGGAGGCCTGGCTGAGgttgccgttaaaataggctttaGAATGAATatgaatgatgataatatattaCAATGTAAAGCCTAACCATAAATCATAATAGACAGTAACGTGCACCCCATAGATTCAGAATTGCAATATATCCTGACGAGTGACGACTCACTAAAAACCTGTATTAAAGAAGGAATTTTTCATGTTACTATAATTATTTGTAgcgtataatgcctaccctagttaacaTCCATAAGCACGTCACGGAACCCGCCGTCAATTTAGTGGGTTGGCCGTGAAAAGACtgacagatttataatattaacatggAAGTGTGTGATCAGTGTCGTAactattgttgttgttgttgtcagCTGTTGCTGTGTGTGATCGCGCTGGCGGCCTACGTCGCCGCCGCACCTGAGCCGCACGCCGCACCGGAGCCGCACGCCGCACCGGAGCCGCACGCCGCACCCGGGCCGCAGCCGGGTCGCGGTTCGAAGCCCGTGACACAGGCGCCGCCTCCTCGCCCGCGCCGCGCTGCTAATACTGCTGACTATCAACGGACTGCACAGTTCATTCCATAGCCATACTACAACCACATTACAGATACAGTAACTTGTACTGTATACTtaacaattttcataaataaagcttgaaaaattaaggactttctatGGAACACATCTGTTTTCAcccatatttatttgtttttttttgtacttgaataaattatttaaatcaaatactaaggtttacgtcattatttactcAACTAAACTTtccttatcaaaattaattacttaataatcaagagaATACTATAATATTCTCTTAATTATTTACGAGGTAAGATTTGCCTATGAGTATGTTAATTAGCCATATAGTTTCGAAGATAACACAacatttctaaaagacgcaatagacgtatagggtaggggtagggtagggtatttcaaagtttacatcgactttcacgcggacgaagtcgcgggcgtccgctagtcgatTATATGctcctccttaatccagcccagTCGCACAATTCATTACTTATTCTTGGTATAGGTTCGTAACCTGTACCAAGAATAACGCACCTCTTTGCTAAATATCAAGTTCGTAGcaataaaatgaagtatttaCATACCAATCTGCGAGAGCctttaaacctccttaatccggccctatcacaAAATTTATTCAcagcaaacttttatttatttcaagtttgtagcacaAAAAGTAAGTACTACACTTGCAAAGTCTTTAGAACTCCTTAATCCGGAACTGTTGCAAATTCATTTGTACTTGACGTCTACCAACTGAAAAACCAACTCCCTCCCAAATTACAAGTTTGTAATTTGGGAGGGAGTTGGTTGGAAACCGGCAATTTGTAACAAAATaaggattttcatacaaacttgaaAGAACCTTCAGACCTCTTTGATCCAGTCCCATCGCGAACTCCCTGCTTAAATTccataatgtattttttctcagtaacaaaacaaataagtcaatcataattttataagaactttttaaaattcttatttttcattaaaatttgttatcTGTTTAACCGTTGTCTCTTTTTTTAGGAATGCATGAaactataaaattgaaattaatactgAGTTAAGGCACCAGTGTCCTCTTTCTCGTCTACATATTCAAAAGATACCCTGGATATTAATATCGCATTTCCTATACTTTTGCAAAAGGAATGAAACCCCGTTGATCTAAAATCATCGAAATTAAGAAGcaataattatctttttaagGAATAGCAAAAGTATAGGAAAA
This genomic stretch from Bicyclus anynana chromosome 14, ilBicAnyn1.1, whole genome shotgun sequence harbors:
- the LOC112047717 gene encoding putative inorganic phosphate cotransporter, yielding MGVPVEIENIPPKGWGVRHTQTILLFFGMLLAFTMRVNMSMAIVDMTSNNTAIANETNVENIDMTNSDMASENITSASTEANKGVHFDWDLQQQSMILSSFFWGYVVLQVPGGELAKRLGGKLLITISVAVNSLISLVLPISAQIGDWKFVIFWRVLQGLTQAFVYPSMHHLVSQWIPLEEKGRLSTIIYAGGQLGIALQLIASGFLATAWGWQAIFYTNGVLGLAWTLAYCFLGSQSPEASKRIAKEELSYIQTSLGRVGEQKKYPTPYKKIALCLPFWAAVIAHCGQNWGFFTLMTEMPTYMKEVLHFNLAKNGILSSLPYLAMFLLSFPMGILTDLIIRRNWLSVSNTRKLFNSIGLWGPALALVGLALAPSHIDWLPVVMLVISVGINAGQYTGFMLISIDLAPNFSSNLMGISNFFANVISIIAPLVCGVIVHDKTDPQEWHKVFYLASGIYFFTNLFFILFTTSEQQSWNEPDIDMDVETRSRQKSSSLH